The Gossypium hirsutum isolate 1008001.06 chromosome D03, Gossypium_hirsutum_v2.1, whole genome shotgun sequence genomic interval ATGGCCGTTTCGAAGGTTCCTAACCACATCCTAGAACCTCGTCGGGTCGGATCTCGGATTTCGGCTGCGAACTTCCCCCACGGCCTTTGTCGGACTCCTCTATAATGCTTCTTGTCTTCGGAATTTGAGACTCTTGGCTCTGCCTGAGCTAAATCCGATTTACCGAACTGAATCTGCTCCATTTTATGCGGCAACGAGATTTTCAGCGACCGTTTCCGATTCTGAGAGCTCGAATTCGAAGAAACTTTATGTTTCGTCGTTGAAATTTGAGCGATCTGAGGTTTGACTTCAAATTCGAAAGCACCGGCGTTTAATGAGAGGGATTTAGGTGTCGTGAGATCGATAATTTGAGGTTTTGATTCAAATTGGAATCCAGGGAAATCGGTAGAGAATTGAAAgaaatcatcatcatcgtcaaGGCAATTAAAATTTGATACTGTCAGAGACGAATCGGAGCTCAAAAGAGACTCAGATCCAGGGGTCGAAACTCGAGGTTTCGACTCAGGCAACCATTGATTTCCACTTGAAACACTCCCTAATTCCACTGGAGAAAACTCACCGAGTAAATATTGCTTGATATATTGAAGCGCACTTATTACTTCACTGCTTGCTtccataataaaaaaaaaattgaaaatttttcaaaaagaagCTAAGGATTTGAATTTTGTGGattggaaatttgaaattgaaGAAGAGAAGATTTGGAAGTTCGTTGAGTAGAAGGGGAGAGTGGAAAGGGTATTTATAGGGTAAAAGGACGATTTgaactttttgacttttcaaacattTCAATGGAGCTTCGAGGATAGATGAAGGAAGCAACGtgctttttttaaatgttaaatttaaaaattggtccctttataattcttaaaatttttatttagtttttatacttgCAGGACATAATTTattctcaaaataataaaatgattaattcgtaacaccaacttaattaagtgcttaatatataatatagatacttaaatatttatatggtttttttccttaaaaatgcTCCTATAATCGTGAGGCGTGATGTGGTGGTTGCTCACTTCATCTTTTAACTATATCTGAGGTTTGACCTTCGCCGTGGAAATGAAACATATTTCATGGCCAACAGTTTATCTTTT includes:
- the LOC107932376 gene encoding ethylene-responsive transcription factor 5-like → MEASSEVISALQYIKQYLLGEFSPVELGSVSSGNQWLPESKPRVSTPGSESLLSSDSSLTVSNFNCLDDDDDFFQFSTDFPGFQFESKPQIIDLTTPKSLSLNAGAFEFEVKPQIAQISTTKHKVSSNSSSQNRKRSLKISLPHKMEQIQFGKSDLAQAEPRVSNSEDKKHYRGVRQRPWGKFAAEIRDPTRRGSRMWLGTFETAIEAAKAYDRTAFKLRGSKAILNFPLEAGTSDTSADDLERKRSRDDGEREERQVKAVKREKDDEVTKTRENGEGPLTPSNWKTFLDWDNDQKGFFNVPLLSPLSFPQVVVI